Proteins co-encoded in one Lynx canadensis isolate LIC74 chromosome C1, mLynCan4.pri.v2, whole genome shotgun sequence genomic window:
- the RPL5 gene encoding 60S ribosomal protein L5, translating to MNSAYPLTLQNLWIKFGTLRRVAAQRLDHCLPGPCHHNTLLSWRRKKSKNSVLVEVLFEEVFMEAGEEPQEAASEHMKLTTSIIIPATYRLSQPDFQPGVWGLGGFEVLHTAPAHGLRPFPPAERCWACWSVASRGRRSLFRRMGFVKVVKNKAYFKRYQVKFRRRREGKTDYYARKRLVIQDKNKYNTPKYRMIVRVTNRDIICQIAYARIEGDMIVCAAYAHELPKYGVKVGLTNYAAAYCTGLLLARRLLNRFGMDKIYEGQVEVTGDEYNVESIDGQPGAFTCYLDAGLARTTTGNKVFGALKGAVDGGLSIPHSTKRFPGYDSESKEFNAEVHRKHIMGQNVADYMRYLMEEDEDAYKKQFSQYIKNNVTPDMMEEMYKKAHAAIRENPVYEKKPKKEVKKKRWNRPKMSLAQKKDRVAQKKASFLRAQERAAES from the exons tggaggaggaaaaagagcaagaattCAGTCCTGGTTGAAGTCCTATTTGAAGAGGTGTTTATGGAAGCTGGAGAAGAGCCCCAGGAGGCAGCATCAGAG CATATGAAACTGACAACTTCTATAATCATCCCTGCTACTTACCGCCTATCCCAACCGGATTTCCAGCCAGGAGTTTGGGGACTCGGTGGCTTTGAAG TGCTACATACTGCGCCTGCGCACGGACTGAGGCCTTTTCCCCCCGCGGAGCGCTGCTGGGCCTGCTGGTCTGTGGCGAGCCGCGGACGCCGGTCTCTGTTCCGCAGGATG GGGTTTGTTAAAGTTGTCAAGAATAAGGCTTACTTCAAGAGATACCAAGTGAAATTTAGAAGAAGACGAG agGGTAAAACTGATTACTATGCCCGGAAACGCTTGGTAATTCAGGATAAAAATAAGTACAACACACCTAAATACAGGATGATAGTTCGCGTAACCAACAGAGATATCATTTGTCAG ATTGCTTATGCCCGTATAGAAGGAGACATGATAGTTTGTGCAGCGTATGCTCATGAACTCCCAAAGTATGGTGTGAAGGTTGGCCTGACAAATTATGCTGCAGCATATTGTACTGGCCTGCTGCTGGCCCGCAGG CTTCTCAATAGGTTTGGCATGGATAAGATCTATGAAGGCCAAGTAGAAGTGACTGGAGATGAATACAATGTGGAAAGCATTGATGGTCAACCTGGTGCCTTCACCTGCTATTTGGATGCAGGTCTTGCCAGAACTACTACTGGAAATAAAGTTTTTGGGGCCCTCAAGGGAGCTGTGGATGGAGGCTTGTCTATTCCTCACAG TACCAAACGATTCCCTGGTTATGATTCAGAAAGCAAGGAATTCAATGCAGAAGTACATCGGAAGCACATCATGGGTCAAAATGTTGCAGATTATATGCGTTACCTAATGGAAGAAGATGAAGATGCTTACAAAAAACAGTTCTCTCAATACATAAAGAACAACGTTACTCCAGACATG aTGGAGGAGATGTATAAGAAAGCTCATGCTGCTATTCGAGAGAATCCAGTCTATGAGAAGAAGCCTAAGAAAGAAGTCAAAAAGAAGAG GTGGAACCGTCCCAAAATGTCTCTTGCCCAGAAGAAAGATCGGGTAGCTCAGAAGAAGGCAAGCTTCCTTAGAGCTCAGGAGCGGGCTGCTGAGAGCTAA